A section of the Paenibacillus yonginensis genome encodes:
- a CDS encoding MDR family MFS transporter, protein MIQSNPRSLRFIVAGLLLGILMAAMDNTIVTTAMGTIVSDLGGMEQFVWVTSAYMVAVMAGTPIFGKLSDMYGRKRFYVFGIVVFLLGSILCGLATSITQLSLFRVIQGIGGGALMPIAFTIIFDIFPPKSRGKATGLFGAVFGLSSIVGPLLGAFITDHLGWNWVFYINVPVGIVSFILIMGFYKESPSHMKQKIDWFGAITLVGAIVCLMFGLELGGDTYAWNSAQIIGLFAGFAALLIAFLLIERKASEPIISFEMFKVRLFAASNAVALFYGAVFIVATVYIPIFVQGVYGGSATNSGLILMPMMIGSVIGAQSGGLLSTRLSFRNIMLISIVFFIAGMILLGTLNSDSSRALLTVYSIITGIGVGFSFSTLNLASIHHFEMRQRGSATSTITFMRSLGMTVGITIFGIIQRNLLTGQMKEAFAGSGQDAASFGNPQNALTPENRKLIPEAVLSKISDAMATSIAHTFLWSLIAVALAALFIMLMPKDRVQVDKKASAGKPAAHVSGE, encoded by the coding sequence ATGATTCAAAGCAATCCAAGAAGTCTCCGGTTTATCGTGGCCGGTTTGCTGCTGGGCATTTTGATGGCGGCAATGGACAACACGATCGTAACTACCGCAATGGGAACCATTGTATCCGACCTGGGCGGTATGGAACAATTTGTATGGGTAACCTCCGCTTATATGGTAGCCGTAATGGCCGGTACCCCGATCTTCGGTAAATTATCCGACATGTATGGACGCAAACGTTTCTACGTCTTTGGCATCGTCGTTTTTCTGCTCGGTTCGATTCTGTGCGGCCTTGCCACCAGCATTACGCAGCTCAGCTTGTTCCGGGTCATTCAAGGTATTGGAGGCGGCGCTTTGATGCCGATCGCCTTCACGATTATTTTTGACATCTTCCCGCCTAAATCCCGTGGTAAAGCTACAGGCCTGTTCGGCGCGGTATTCGGATTGTCCAGCATTGTAGGCCCGCTTCTGGGGGCATTTATTACAGATCACCTGGGCTGGAACTGGGTGTTTTACATCAACGTTCCCGTCGGAATCGTATCCTTTATCCTGATTATGGGCTTCTACAAAGAGTCTCCATCCCATATGAAGCAGAAGATTGATTGGTTCGGCGCGATTACGCTGGTGGGAGCCATCGTCTGCCTGATGTTCGGGCTTGAGCTGGGCGGCGACACTTATGCCTGGAATTCGGCGCAAATTATCGGTTTGTTCGCCGGATTTGCCGCCTTGCTGATCGCGTTCCTGCTGATCGAACGGAAGGCTTCCGAGCCGATTATTTCTTTCGAAATGTTCAAGGTCCGGCTGTTTGCGGCCAGCAACGCCGTTGCTCTTTTTTATGGAGCCGTGTTTATTGTCGCAACGGTTTATATTCCAATCTTCGTGCAGGGAGTTTACGGCGGTTCGGCCACCAACTCCGGACTGATCCTGATGCCGATGATGATCGGCTCGGTCATCGGTGCGCAATCCGGCGGCCTGTTGTCCACCCGCCTTTCGTTCCGGAATATCATGCTGATTTCGATCGTCTTTTTTATTGCCGGCATGATTCTGCTTGGCACCCTGAATTCGGATTCCTCGCGGGCTTTATTGACCGTTTATAGCATTATCACCGGTATCGGAGTTGGTTTCTCCTTCTCCACCCTGAACCTTGCCAGCATTCATCATTTCGAAATGCGCCAGCGCGGTTCGGCTACGTCCACGATTACGTTCATGCGTTCTCTGGGCATGACAGTGGGCATTACGATCTTCGGGATTATCCAGCGCAATCTGCTCACCGGTCAAATGAAAGAAGCTTTTGCCGGCAGCGGACAGGATGCCGCTTCCTTCGGCAATCCGCAGAACGCCTTGACACCGGAGAACCGCAAGCTGATTCCTGAAGCTGTGCTGAGCAAAATCTCGGACGCCATGGCTACCTCCATTGCCCATACATTTTTATGGTCGCTTATTGCAGTGGCATTGGCCGCTCTGTTTATCATGCTTATGCCGAAAGACCGGGTTCAAGTGGATAAAAAAGCCTCGGCTGGCAAGCCGGCAGCCCACGTCTCAGGAGAATAG
- a CDS encoding ArsR/SmtB family transcription factor, with product MDMQIPRFKAEFFKALAHPLRIRILEVLCEGERNVNEIQSIVGLEGSAVSQQLAVLRAKNLVNTVKSGTTVTYSLRDPLIRDLLAVAKQIFNNHLVETISVLEEMQQNP from the coding sequence ATGGATATGCAGATTCCCCGCTTCAAGGCGGAATTTTTTAAAGCTTTGGCTCATCCGCTTCGGATACGGATTCTGGAGGTGTTGTGCGAAGGAGAACGCAACGTCAATGAAATTCAATCGATCGTAGGTCTTGAAGGTTCTGCAGTATCCCAGCAATTAGCGGTACTGCGCGCCAAAAATCTGGTAAACACCGTCAAATCCGGCACCACCGTCACTTATTCGCTCCGCGACCCGCTGATCCGTGATCTGCTGGCCGTGGCGAAGCAAATTTTTAACAACCACCTGGTTGAAACCATTTCGGTATTGGAAGAAATGCAGCAGAACCCATAG
- a CDS encoding chromate transporter, whose protein sequence is MKLRIRHSKMIQQGLARLSLLWGLFWVFFKIGPSTFGGGYAMMTVIEHEIAGKRKWMEEHEVHDMMSIAGSAPGGVGVNASAFIGYRLAKIPGAVAAVLGITLPTFLILYALSFFYTQLQHVPKVQAAFKGINGAVIGLIAVAAYKMGKNALFDRTTLVIGAASLGLLLLTGWNPIFLIMAGLVLGIAVVRVKKWFGLQVVTEKEHQEGQNSTGNTGVIEYYI, encoded by the coding sequence ATGAAATTAAGAATCCGTCATTCCAAAATGATTCAACAAGGTCTTGCCCGGCTTTCCCTTCTATGGGGATTATTCTGGGTTTTCTTTAAAATCGGCCCCTCCACCTTTGGTGGCGGATATGCCATGATGACTGTGATTGAACACGAAATTGCCGGCAAACGCAAATGGATGGAAGAACATGAAGTGCACGATATGATGTCTATTGCCGGGTCTGCTCCGGGAGGCGTCGGCGTTAATGCATCGGCTTTCATCGGTTACCGGCTGGCCAAAATTCCAGGTGCGGTTGCAGCGGTGCTCGGCATCACCCTCCCCACCTTCCTCATCCTGTATGCGCTCAGTTTCTTCTATACCCAGCTGCAGCACGTGCCGAAGGTCCAGGCCGCCTTTAAAGGCATCAACGGCGCCGTGATCGGACTAATTGCCGTAGCCGCTTATAAAATGGGCAAAAATGCGTTATTCGACCGAACTACCCTTGTTATAGGTGCCGCCTCGCTGGGCCTGCTGCTGCTAACGGGCTGGAACCCGATCTTCCTGATTATGGCCGGCCTTGTACTGGGGATTGCCGTTGTGAGGGTGAAGAAATGGTTTGGCCTGCAAGTCGTTACAGAGAAAGAACATCAGGAAGGACAGAACAGCACCGGCAACACCGGCGTCATCGAGTACTATATTTAG
- a CDS encoding PadR family transcriptional regulator: MPIKLAILGLLMEKNMHPYEIRTIMKDRALDQNTKIQIGSLYYAVEQLAKQAYIEAVEVIKSDNRPDKTVYQITDKGKAYFEKLLLSMLEEIEPVHTPIKMALAFAWKGDQAKMADVLKKRVVEAEHQVNYLYEVYQEHIGVAPRSVLHLMAGNYEHAKTELKWLKRLYQDAHEGRLAEIAPVSILEDEE, encoded by the coding sequence ATGCCGATCAAACTGGCTATTCTAGGACTGCTGATGGAGAAAAACATGCATCCCTACGAAATCCGCACGATCATGAAAGACCGGGCGCTGGATCAGAACACCAAAATTCAGATCGGCTCCCTCTATTACGCTGTAGAGCAGTTAGCCAAACAGGCGTATATCGAAGCGGTAGAAGTCATTAAAAGCGATAACCGCCCGGACAAAACCGTCTATCAGATTACGGATAAAGGCAAAGCTTATTTTGAAAAGCTGCTGCTCAGCATGCTGGAGGAAATCGAGCCGGTTCATACGCCGATCAAGATGGCGCTTGCTTTCGCCTGGAAAGGCGATCAGGCTAAAATGGCGGACGTGCTGAAGAAAAGGGTTGTTGAAGCGGAGCATCAGGTCAATTACCTGTATGAGGTTTACCAGGAGCATATCGGCGTAGCTCCCCGCAGTGTACTGCATCTTATGGCCGGCAATTATGAGCATGCCAAAACCGAGCTGAAATGGCTGAAGCGGCTGTATCAGGACGCCCATGAGGGGCGTCTGGCCGAAATTGCCCCGGTCTCGATTCTGGAAGACGAGGAATAA
- a CDS encoding ketoacyl-ACP synthase III gives MNRQDGNFTYTTTARITAIGSYLPERKLTNADLENMVETSDEWIVQRTGIRERRIAAQGEFTSDMCFAAVRSMVEEYRVELKDVDYIIVATTTPDTFFPQMAARVQAEFGIGGSGAVDVQAACAGFVAALQLAGGLIATGMHRKILVIGAEALSKITDYTDRTTCILFGDGAGAVLVEAGSADEPASWLSTIALTDGEEGHHLYRSSLAPNIGEMAVEQNGFIVQNGRAVYRWAISRVPEGIEQFLAQTGIAAQDLDWFVPHNPNIRILEAVSERTGIPLEKTLSTLAYTGNTSAASIPIALHQAVRDGRIRSGQLLMLYGFGGGLSQAGLLLRWAL, from the coding sequence ATGAATAGACAAGACGGGAACTTCACATATACAACAACCGCAAGGATTACAGCGATCGGCTCCTATTTGCCGGAGAGGAAGCTGACGAACGCCGATCTGGAGAACATGGTGGAGACGTCGGACGAATGGATTGTCCAGCGTACAGGGATTCGCGAACGGCGGATCGCCGCTCAAGGGGAATTTACAAGCGATATGTGTTTTGCTGCGGTTCGCAGCATGGTGGAGGAGTACCGAGTAGAGCTTAAAGACGTGGATTATATTATTGTAGCAACCACAACGCCGGATACCTTTTTCCCGCAGATGGCGGCGCGTGTGCAGGCCGAATTCGGCATTGGCGGCAGCGGAGCCGTTGACGTGCAGGCGGCCTGCGCGGGTTTCGTAGCGGCGCTTCAGCTCGCCGGCGGACTGATCGCTACGGGGATGCACCGTAAGATACTCGTCATCGGCGCTGAAGCTTTGTCCAAGATCACCGACTATACAGACCGGACGACCTGCATCCTGTTCGGGGACGGGGCTGGCGCCGTGCTGGTCGAAGCCGGATCGGCGGATGAACCGGCATCCTGGCTAAGCACTATTGCTCTGACAGATGGCGAAGAAGGCCATCATTTGTACCGCTCCAGCCTCGCGCCGAATATCGGCGAGATGGCAGTTGAGCAGAACGGCTTTATCGTGCAAAACGGCCGGGCTGTCTATCGCTGGGCGATCAGCCGGGTGCCGGAGGGCATCGAACAGTTTTTAGCTCAAACCGGCATCGCCGCTCAGGATCTGGATTGGTTTGTGCCACACAATCCGAACATTCGGATTCTGGAAGCGGTCAGCGAACGGACCGGCATCCCGCTGGAGAAGACGCTAAGTACACTTGCTTATACCGGCAATACATCCGCCGCTTCTATCCCGATTGCCCTGCATCAGGCTGTCCGCGACGGACGGATTCGCTCTGGTCAATTGCTGATGCTGTACGGCTTTGGCGGCGGCTTGTCCCAGGCCGGACTGCTGCTGCGCTGGGCCTTGTAG
- a CDS encoding Gfo/Idh/MocA family protein, protein MIRFGIIGTNWITDRFIEAATEAEGFVLSAVYSRTSEKAQAFAEKHNIPNTYTDLNTMLESDTIDAVYIASPNSLHASQAIEAMNRGKHVLCEKPAASNAREVKAVIEAAKANNVVFMEALKTTLLPNFRTIRDNLNKIGPIRRYIANFCQYSSRYDAYKEGEILNAFKPEFSNGALMDLGIYGIYPMVTLFGKPSTVKATGYMLESGVDGEGTLIASYPEMDAVVMYSKITDSALPSEIQGELGSIVIDKLSEPHHVVIRYRDGHEEDISIPTALPTMTYETVEFMKMIRQGSIESTVNSHERTLISAEIMDEARRQLGLVYPADQTGMY, encoded by the coding sequence ATGATTCGTTTCGGCATCATTGGAACCAACTGGATTACCGACCGGTTCATTGAAGCCGCGACTGAAGCCGAAGGTTTTGTCCTGTCGGCCGTCTATTCGCGGACTTCTGAGAAAGCGCAAGCTTTTGCCGAGAAACACAACATTCCGAATACTTACACGGATCTGAATACGATGCTGGAAAGCGATACGATAGACGCTGTATATATTGCCAGTCCCAATTCTCTCCATGCGAGCCAGGCCATCGAAGCGATGAATCGCGGCAAACATGTGCTCTGCGAGAAACCGGCCGCTTCAAATGCACGCGAGGTCAAAGCTGTGATTGAAGCGGCTAAAGCGAACAACGTTGTTTTTATGGAAGCCCTGAAAACAACTCTGCTGCCGAACTTCCGGACCATTCGCGACAATCTGAACAAGATCGGTCCGATCCGCCGTTATATCGCCAACTTCTGTCAATATTCCTCCCGGTACGATGCTTACAAGGAGGGCGAAATCCTGAATGCCTTTAAACCGGAATTCTCTAACGGAGCGTTAATGGATCTGGGGATCTACGGCATCTATCCGATGGTGACGCTGTTTGGCAAGCCATCTACCGTCAAAGCGACCGGATATATGCTGGAATCAGGTGTAGACGGCGAAGGCACCCTGATTGCCTCTTATCCGGAGATGGATGCGGTTGTCATGTATTCCAAAATTACCGACTCCGCCCTCCCCTCCGAAATCCAGGGTGAGCTTGGCTCAATCGTGATCGACAAACTGAGCGAACCTCACCATGTCGTGATCCGTTACCGGGACGGCCATGAGGAGGATATTTCGATCCCTACCGCTTTGCCTACGATGACCTATGAGACGGTTGAGTTTATGAAAATGATCCGCCAGGGCTCCATCGAATCCACCGTCAACAGCCACGAACGGACTTTAATCTCGGCTGAAATTATGGATGAAGCCCGCAGGCAGCTTGGGCTCGTCTATCCGGCGGACCAAACGGGCATGTATTAA
- a CDS encoding SulP family inorganic anion transporter: MKWSGRYQHYTGEAFRRDLIAGGIVGIVAIPLGMAFAIASGVKPEYGLYTTIVAGILISLFGGSKFQIGGPTGAFIPVLLGIVMQYGYQDLLIAGFMGGVILLLMGVLRLGFLIRYIPKPVTIGFTAGIAVTIFSGQIGNFLGLTGVKRHEYFLGSMRELWDRLPTWNLYSVLTAAICLAALLITPKLLPKLPASMVGLLLSTAAALWLYPGQVATIGSAYGTIPGGLPVIHGLDLSASHLLRLLEPALIIAMLGSIESLLSAVVADGMSGTRHNSNRELLGQGIANIVTPFFGGIPATGAIARTATNIRSAAASPLSGIVHGIVVLLIVALFAPYASNIPLASMAPVLMMVAWNMSERKAFVKMLKTRTGDSVILLVTFFLTVFTTLTTAVEAGLLLAAVLFIWGMSRSLVMHKALPDAAHGERKMQALQPDRHHDCPQIAIFSVNGALFFGAATAFEEEGSELAKHPLGCVILRMSRVPFMDTTGEAQFTELVRKLQDKGTTVLVAGLNRQPKEMLTKTGGYARLGDRHCFEHTGEALDFALSRVDRPTCKGCRQFAFRECASLCKAEGETAGFAVPGSAGPSVQKPGTI; this comes from the coding sequence ATGAAGTGGAGTGGACGTTATCAGCATTACACCGGGGAAGCGTTTAGAAGGGATCTGATCGCAGGGGGCATTGTCGGCATTGTCGCGATTCCGCTGGGCATGGCCTTTGCCATCGCCTCGGGCGTCAAACCGGAATATGGGCTGTATACGACAATTGTAGCGGGTATTCTTATTTCTTTGTTTGGAGGTTCGAAGTTTCAGATCGGCGGTCCTACAGGTGCCTTTATTCCGGTGCTGCTTGGCATCGTGATGCAATACGGGTATCAGGATCTGTTGATCGCCGGTTTTATGGGCGGCGTTATTCTGCTGCTGATGGGGGTGCTGCGGCTGGGATTCCTGATCCGCTATATCCCCAAACCCGTGACGATTGGATTTACGGCGGGGATCGCCGTGACGATTTTCTCGGGACAAATCGGGAATTTCCTGGGGCTTACCGGCGTCAAGCGGCATGAATATTTCCTCGGGAGCATGCGGGAGCTCTGGGACCGGCTTCCCACCTGGAATTTGTACAGCGTGCTCACCGCCGCGATTTGTCTGGCGGCTCTGTTGATCACTCCGAAGCTGCTGCCTAAGCTGCCGGCGTCCATGGTGGGGCTGCTGCTGTCGACCGCGGCTGCGCTTTGGCTTTATCCCGGTCAAGTGGCAACCATCGGTTCGGCATACGGTACAATTCCCGGCGGACTGCCGGTGATTCACGGGCTGGATTTATCAGCGTCTCATCTGCTGCGGCTGCTGGAGCCGGCGCTGATCATCGCGATGCTGGGCAGCATCGAATCGCTGCTGTCAGCCGTTGTCGCAGACGGTATGAGCGGTACACGCCATAACAGCAACCGCGAGCTGCTTGGGCAGGGTATCGCTAATATAGTTACGCCTTTCTTTGGCGGGATTCCCGCCACGGGCGCCATTGCCCGGACGGCAACCAATATCCGCAGCGCAGCGGCATCCCCGCTTTCTGGGATTGTGCACGGGATTGTGGTGCTGCTGATTGTTGCGTTGTTTGCACCCTATGCCTCCAACATCCCTTTGGCGAGCATGGCGCCTGTATTGATGATGGTGGCCTGGAATATGAGCGAACGCAAAGCATTTGTCAAAATGCTGAAGACCCGCACCGGCGATTCGGTTATTTTGCTGGTAACCTTCTTTCTTACCGTATTCACCACCTTGACGACAGCGGTGGAAGCCGGGCTGCTGCTGGCGGCCGTTTTGTTTATTTGGGGGATGAGCCGTTCGCTTGTCATGCATAAAGCGCTGCCAGACGCGGCGCACGGCGAACGCAAAATGCAAGCGCTGCAGCCAGACCGCCACCATGATTGTCCGCAGATCGCGATCTTCAGCGTCAATGGGGCGCTGTTCTTCGGCGCAGCCACAGCTTTTGAGGAGGAAGGCAGCGAACTGGCCAAACACCCGCTGGGCTGCGTCATTCTGCGGATGAGCCGGGTGCCGTTTATGGACACGACGGGGGAAGCTCAGTTCACAGAGCTGGTGCGAAAGCTGCAGGATAAAGGCACAACCGTGCTGGTGGCGGGACTAAACCGCCAGCCGAAGGAAATGCTGACGAAAACGGGTGGTTATGCGCGGCTTGGCGACCGCCACTGCTTTGAACATACCGGCGAAGCGCTCGACTTCGCCTTGTCCAGAGTGGACCGGCCGACCTGCAAAGGCTGCCGTCAATTCGCGTTCCGGGAATGTGCTTCTTTGTGCAAAGCAGAAGGAGAGACGGCTGGATTTGCCGTTCCGGGTTCGGCGGGGCCTTCGGTACAGAAGCCGGGCACTATTTAA
- a CDS encoding glycosyltransferase family 2 protein, with protein MPPIVTVVIPFYNDPYIDHAISSVLAQTYEAIEVIVVDDGSTEYQYKIDPYRSRIVYLGKANGGTASALNHGMTRASGKYVVWLSSDDAFYPDKIANQVAFMESHHLQFSFTDYHTINEYGSIVQPNSQFAFPSEKALVSAMLSYCPINGCTVMMLRNLIEAVGWFNPDLPYTHDYDLWARIAINGVHMGYLNQPLTLYRRHSGMGTVRHIDRITPEFEMMRAYYEPMLRQRLAGMPG; from the coding sequence ATGCCACCGATTGTAACGGTCGTCATTCCTTTTTATAATGATCCGTATATTGACCATGCGATCTCCAGCGTTCTGGCGCAAACTTATGAAGCCATTGAAGTCATTGTCGTGGACGACGGTTCTACGGAATACCAATACAAAATCGACCCTTACCGCTCGAGAATTGTCTATCTGGGCAAAGCCAACGGCGGTACGGCCAGCGCCCTTAACCACGGTATGACCCGCGCAAGCGGCAAATATGTGGTCTGGCTCAGCTCGGATGACGCCTTCTATCCGGATAAAATTGCGAACCAGGTCGCTTTTATGGAAAGTCACCATCTTCAGTTCAGCTTCACCGATTATCACACGATTAATGAATACGGCAGCATTGTGCAGCCTAACAGCCAATTCGCATTCCCGAGTGAAAAAGCGCTCGTTTCGGCCATGCTGAGCTATTGTCCAATCAACGGCTGCACGGTTATGATGCTGCGCAACCTGATTGAAGCGGTCGGCTGGTTTAATCCCGATCTGCCTTATACGCATGACTACGATCTCTGGGCCAGAATTGCGATCAACGGGGTGCACATGGGGTATTTGAATCAGCCGTTAACCCTATACCGCCGTCATTCCGGCATGGGAACCGTACGTCATATAGACCGGATTACACCGGAATTTGAGATGATGAGAGCTTATTATGAGCCGATGCTGCGGCAGCGGCTGGCAGGTATGCCGGGCTGA
- a CDS encoding NAD-dependent malic enzyme, with protein sequence MRPFRPTEHGNTIETTLRGKDLLACPMLNKGVAFTLEERRELGLTGLLPPVVMTIEEQVKRVYEQLQNQPDFLHKNIALNDLFHRNVVLFYRLLSEHLSEMLPIVYTPTVGQAIQVYSHEYHRPDGVYLSINEPEGIERAFQNVCDSAGEIDLIVATDSESILGIGDWGIGGINISIGKLAVYTAAAGIDPSRVLAVVLDVGTDNAKLLEDPLYMGSRHTRVRGDRYEQFIDRFIQAAVQTFPDVLLHWEDLGSVNARQILNKYAGSLLTFNDDIQGTGAVALAAVQSACRLTNTPLTGQRVLIFGPGSAGIGIADQLCAAMQQQGLTRAEALRRFWAYDQRGLLTEGTEKVLDYQLPYVRPDAECREWNRNEAGVIPLLEVVRQVKPTILIGTSGVAGAFSEFIVREMARYVERPVILPMSNPTALAEAVPADLLAWTEGRALIATGSPFESAELNGVHYEIAQSNNALVFPGLGLGAIVVKAKRLTPGMFSAAADAIAAFVAQQAERVLLPRVGDLRAVSLAVAAAVANQAIAEGVAGDVPLDVEAAIHSAVWPCEYKPIKAMPEPATVTV encoded by the coding sequence ATGCGGCCGTTTAGACCCACCGAACATGGAAACACGATTGAAACAACTTTAAGAGGCAAAGACCTGCTCGCCTGCCCTATGCTGAACAAAGGGGTTGCCTTCACGCTGGAAGAGCGCAGGGAGCTGGGGCTTACCGGCCTGCTGCCGCCTGTGGTGATGACGATTGAGGAGCAGGTCAAGCGAGTGTACGAACAGCTTCAAAACCAGCCGGATTTTTTACATAAAAATATTGCCTTAAACGATTTATTTCACCGGAATGTCGTTTTGTTTTACCGCCTGCTGAGCGAGCATCTAAGCGAGATGCTGCCGATTGTGTATACGCCAACCGTAGGGCAGGCGATCCAGGTCTACAGTCATGAATACCACCGGCCGGACGGCGTCTATTTGTCCATAAATGAACCGGAAGGGATCGAAAGGGCTTTTCAGAACGTGTGCGATTCCGCAGGAGAAATAGATTTGATCGTCGCAACGGATTCGGAAAGCATCTTGGGCATAGGAGACTGGGGCATCGGGGGAATCAACATTTCCATAGGCAAACTGGCCGTATACACAGCGGCTGCAGGCATAGATCCAAGCCGGGTGCTTGCCGTTGTGCTTGACGTCGGCACAGATAATGCCAAGCTGCTCGAAGATCCTTTATACATGGGCAGCCGCCACACCCGCGTGCGCGGGGACAGGTACGAACAGTTTATCGACCGGTTTATCCAGGCAGCTGTGCAGACCTTCCCGGATGTGCTGCTGCACTGGGAGGACCTGGGCAGCGTAAATGCCCGGCAGATTTTGAACAAATATGCCGGCAGCCTGCTCACCTTCAACGACGACATCCAGGGGACAGGCGCCGTTGCCCTGGCCGCCGTCCAGTCGGCCTGCCGGCTGACGAATACGCCGCTGACCGGGCAGCGTGTGCTGATCTTTGGACCCGGCTCGGCAGGCATCGGCATTGCCGATCAGCTTTGCGCCGCCATGCAGCAGCAGGGCTTAACCCGAGCGGAGGCGCTGAGACGCTTCTGGGCTTACGATCAGCGGGGGCTGCTGACGGAGGGCACCGAGAAGGTGCTGGATTATCAGCTGCCTTACGTGCGTCCGGATGCGGAATGCCGGGAATGGAACCGGAATGAAGCCGGGGTCATTCCGCTGCTTGAGGTTGTCCGGCAGGTAAAGCCGACGATTCTGATCGGCACTTCGGGCGTGGCCGGGGCTTTCTCGGAATTCATCGTGCGGGAAATGGCCCGGTATGTGGAGCGGCCGGTGATCCTGCCGATGTCCAATCCGACGGCTCTGGCCGAAGCGGTGCCGGCAGATCTTCTCGCCTGGACCGAAGGGCGGGCCTTAATCGCTACGGGCAGCCCGTTCGAGTCAGCTGAGCTGAACGGCGTCCATTACGAAATCGCCCAATCCAATAATGCTTTAGTTTTCCCGGGTCTTGGACTCGGGGCAATTGTGGTGAAGGCCAAACGTCTGACGCCGGGCATGTTCAGTGCAGCGGCTGACGCTATAGCAGCGTTTGTGGCGCAGCAAGCGGAGCGCGTGCTGCTTCCGCGTGTGGGCGACCTTCGGGCCGTCTCCCTGGCGGTAGCGGCAGCCGTGGCCAATCAGGCCATCGCGGAAGGGGTGGCCGGGGATGTCCCGCTGGATGTGGAAGCAGCTATACACAGCGCTGTATGGCCGTGCGAATACAAGCCGATCAAGGCAATGCCGGAGCCTGCAACGGTAACGGTATAA